In Mercenaria mercenaria strain notata unplaced genomic scaffold, MADL_Memer_1 contig_633, whole genome shotgun sequence, one DNA window encodes the following:
- the LOC123526715 gene encoding uncharacterized protein LOC123526715 codes for MSDIDDDLEAVVIDNGTWMIKAGYAGDKTARAYERTVIGTDVVGESNSQRKDGAGMKLFGDRAWFNRKSKLTFPMHRGSVCGWDDMESIWEYIFTHELRDGIEGRPILITEVPGNSPKNRQKMVEIMMEKFRVPALYITDPAGLALISSGRITGIVLDVGGSVTHVTAIHQGSLLNCNGAGGAAYPCRSDIGGNDVTEYLSKIIGKSNFEPSGHAMVDIEGLKHCLYNYTMSENKGTDYSFPDGTSVRVDEDMINCGDILFHPDKIGSTAPGIDKLLCNALHSCEDDIKKELLSNIIISGGTTLTPGVVERIETHVKEEFGKCDNKICVIAPPERRKSSWLGGSIVASLEIFPKICKTREDYTEKGCTEFTTFAGFETFLIS; via the exons ATGTCTGATATAGACGATGACTTAGAAGCGGTGGTTATAGATAATGGAACGTGGATGATAAAGGCTGGGTATGCTGGTGACAAAACAGCCCGTGCTTACGAGAGAACAGTGATTGGTACAGATGTAGTGGGAGAAAGCAACAGTCAACGTAAG GATGGAGCCGGTATGAAGCTGTTTGGAGATAGGGCTTGGTTCAACAGAAAGAGCAAGTTAACATTTCCTATGCACAGGGGATCTGTCTGCGGCTGGGATGATATGGAAAG caTCTGGGAGTATATTTTCACACACGAACTGCGTGACGGTATAGAGGGCCGCCCTATTCTGATAACAGAGGTTCCTGGTAACAGTCCCAAAAACAGACAGAAAATGGTCGAG ATTATGATGGAGAAATTTCGAGTTCCTGCTCTGTATATCACAGACCCAGCAGGATTGGCTCTGATCAGTTCCGGTCGAATTACAGGGATTGTGTTGGATGTTGGCGGAAGTGTTACACATGTCACAGCTATACATCAGG GGTCGCTTCTGAATTGTAATGGCGCAGGTGGAGCAGCGTATCCTTGCAGATCAGATATTGGTGGAAACGACGTGACTGAGTATTTGTCAAAGATAATTGGAAAGAGCAACTTTGAACCTAGTG GTCATGCAATGGTTGATATAGAAGGTTTAAagcattgtttatataattatacaatgtcAGAAAATAAGGGAACTGACTACAGTTTTCCGGACGGCACCAGTGTTCGCGTTGATGAGGATATGATCAATTGTGGGGACATCTTGTTTCATCCGGATAAGATAG GGTCGACTGCTCCAGGAATAGATAAACTCTTATGTAATGCTTTGCATTCCTGTGAAGATGACATTAAGAAGGAACTACTGTCAAACATTATTATCTCTGGAGGGACAACGCTCACACCAG GAGTTGTTGAACGGATTGAGACACATGTTAAAGAAGAATTTGGAAAATGTGACAATAAAATCTGCGTAATTGCCCCTCCAGAAAGAAGGAAATCTTCCTGGCTGGGTGGATCTATAGTAGCATCACTGGAGATATTcccaaaaatatgtaaaactagAGAAGACTATACCGAGAAAGGTTGCACGGAGTTCACGACTTTTGCTGGATTTGAGACTTTTCTGATTTCATGA
- the LOC128554678 gene encoding latrophilin-like protein LAT-2 has translation MCTHMFEELMKPFAETGKQLERINKCVTKTLSTSAILSPVCTSISLTFSVLTLIIYLRFKELKTQPGINNIVLCIALIIAQTLFQFGSGQACNVSKVACQIIGILVHFSWLFLIFWMNSCCIHMFRVFRLNRTRMALFNTIKTTVVYILYSFIAALIFVLINVSVSLQGSAGHDIGYGGSMCYINKDYMVAYLFALPVAVIVSINIILFIIVTFQMKMSPKVQNDKNERNLLYIYARLSTLTGGTWIFGFFSYFFNVVALDVIFIILNATQGIFLFIAFVANRRTLSLLRKNEHKQAQNTSKTQTYSNDRGTNTGNETILSTRSDHYIQSN, from the coding sequence ATGTGCACTCACATGTTTGAAGAATTAATGAAACCCTTTGCGGAAACTGGGAAGCAGTTGGAGAGGATAAACAAGTGCGTGACAAAAACATTGTCTACGAGCGCTATTTTATCGCCGGTGTGTACTAgcatttctttaacattttcgGTGTTAACTCTAATAatttacttgaggttcaaagaACTAAAGACACAACCAGGAATTAACAATATCGTACTGTGTATAGCATTGATTATTGCACAGACGTTATTCCAGTTTGGAAGTGGACAGGCATGTAATGTTTCAAAGGTAGCATGTCAAATAATCGGTATTTTGGTTCATTTCTCCTGGCTTTTTCTTATCTTTTGGATGAACTCTTGTTGCATACACATGTTTCGTGTTTTTAGATTAAACCGAACTAGGATGGCTTTATTCAATACCATAAAAACTACAGTTGTCTACATACTTTACAGCTTCATTGCAGCCTTGATATTTGTACTTATTAACGTCAGTGTGTCACTTCAGGGAAGTGCGGGGCATGATATTGGGTATGGAGGGTCCATGTGCTATATCAATAAGGACTACATGGTGGCGTACTTGTTTGCATTGCCCGTAGCAGTTATTGTTTCCATAAATATAATTCTCTTTATTATTGTTACGTTTCAGATGAAAATGTCACCAAAggttcaaaatgataaaaatgaaagaaatcttttatatatttacGCAAGACTTTCTACATTAACCGGTGGTACATGGATCTTTGGGTTCTTTAGTTACTTTTTCAATGTTGTTGCTTTGGATGTGATATTTATCATTCTTAATGCAACTCAAGGTATATTTTTGTTCATTGCCTTTGTTGCTAATAGACGAACGTTGTCATTACTGAGAAAGAATGAGCATAAACAAGCTCAGAATACTAGCAAAACACAGACATATAGTAATGACAGGGGTACTAACACAGGTAATGAGACCATTTTAAGTACACGAAGTGATCATTATATACAGTCCAACTAA
- the LOC128554676 gene encoding uncharacterized protein LOC128554676 → MRKASPTCTFVFFVGCLINQDLVVGEDLSDYLWEQTKVERQDALDSVFVQEIKNVSLDPVQFGAYLVQDAIYLYSAKRSMDIAASRTNDVTLKTFLQEYAIKRYTSLYTNALKDWHIDDPSAISLGNGCENYVNHLLAVAETMDPIYLVVANIPCERLWPWIGEQVGVGSEDFGIYNKWVNENWDPKIDVHLEFEQVMNDAHAEGKIDKDKALKVYKESMKGEVEFFNSVLAPAVQLQGARDEL, encoded by the exons ATGAGAAAAGCTTCACCGACTTGTACGTTCGTATTTTTTGTCGGTTGTTTAATTAATCAAGACCTGGTAGTGGGGGAAGATCTGTCAGATTACCTGTGGGAACAGACAAAGGTTGAACGACAGGATGCGCTGGATTCGGTCTTCGTCCAGGAAATTAAAAACGTCTCATTGGATCCAGTTCAATTTG GAGCTTACCTTGTCCAAGATGCTATTTACCTTTACTCAGCAAAGAGAAGTATGGACATAGCCGCCAGCAGGACAAATGATGTCACACTGAAAACATTCTTACAAGAATATGCTATCAAACGTTACACAAG TCTTTACACAAATGCTTTAAAAGACTGGCACATAGATGATCCAAGTGCTATCTCTCTTGGAAATGGCTGCGAAAATTATGTAAATCACCTACTGGCCGTTGCTGAAACTATGGATCCTATTTATCTAGTAGTCGCCAATATACCATGCGAAAGACTCTGGCCTTGGATTGGTGAGCAAGTCGGTGTTGGTTCG GAAGATTTTGGCATTTATAATAAATGGGTGAATGAAAACTGGGACCCAAAAATCGACGTTCACCTTGAATTTGAACAAGTTATGAACGACGCTCATGCTGAGGGTAAAATAGATAAAGACAAGGCACTGAAAGTCTATAAAGAGAGCATGAAAGGAGAAGTGGAATTCTTTAATTCCGT attgGCTCCTGCTGTACAGTTACAGGGTGCACGTGATGAATTATAA